One genomic window of Rhinolophus ferrumequinum isolate MPI-CBG mRhiFer1 chromosome 23, mRhiFer1_v1.p, whole genome shotgun sequence includes the following:
- the LKAAEAR1 gene encoding protein LKAAEAR1 isoform X2 encodes MGTRGPRMQPPAAKDAGRRDSRDRASKGTQGAESPEEHAKGAPAGELPMPGWTLKPEALADMHPAQCHRHLLFCDLPEDVGAAASIFPRESVELGYRMPDLRAWTKSLELPAARQDRLLGVLKAAEACGRIRALRLRYNHLRAEEISLLIQRQKSARAAIRLELFLPPQLKPTRIPDPLDRQEVPASPGRRGERAPPSSLHTWPQPLSPAAEALGDHPGGDSGWPHLPALTATPPAHIKFSFSKSLLVFTLRLHVPGQRRRGWMLPLRHRTSQTLGYTEWSSSNKVGSCKWAGVINREPGHPSPPQIRSLQLLSPWGAGRRMWLSKSHPQK; translated from the exons ATGGGGACGCGTG GGCCGAGAATGCAACCGCCGGCGGCAAAGGATGCCGGGCGCAGGGACTCGCGGGACCGAGCCTCGAAGGGCACGCAGGGTGCAGAGTCCCCTGAGGAGCACGCCAAGGGGGCGCCGGCGGGAGAGCTCCCCATGCCGGGCTGGACCCTAAAACCGGAGGCACTGGCAGACATGCATCCCGCTCAGTGCCATCGCCACCTGCTCTTCTGCGACCTGCCTGAGGACGTGGGCGCGGCCGCTTCCATCTTCCCGCGTGAGTCAGTGGAACTGGGGTACCGTATGCCCGACCTGCGCGCGTGGACGAAATCACTCGAGCTACCCGCGGCGCGCCAAGACCGGCTCCTCGGTGTCCTCAAGGCCGCGGAAGCTTGTGGACGAATCCGCGCCTTGCGGCTGCGCTACAACCATTTGCGG GCGGAGGAGATCTCGCTCCTCATCCAGCGGCAGAAGTCCGCGCGCGCCGCCATCCGGCTGGAGCTGTTCCTGCCTCCGCAGCTGAAGCCCACGAGGATCCCGGACCCCCTGGACCGTCAAGAGGTGCCTGCCAGCCCGGGAAGGCGGGGAGAGAGGGCCCCGCCCTCCTCTCTCCACACCtggccccagcccctctcccccgcAGCGGAGGCGCTTGGAGACCATCCTGGAGGAGACAGTGGATGGCCACATCTTCCCGCGTTGACGGCTACCCCACCTGCCCACATAAAGTTCTCATTCTCCAAGAGCCTGCTGGTCTTTACGCTCCGTCTCCACGTCCCAGGGCAGAGAAGGAGGGGATGGATGCTGCCTCTCCGACATAGGACGTCACAGACATTGGGGTACACAGAGTGGAGCTCCTCCAACAAAGTAGGAAGTTGCAAGTGGGCGGGCGTCATTAACAGGGAACCAGGACATCCCTCACCCCCCCAAATCCGCAGCCTCCAGCTGTTGAGTCCATGGGGGGCAGGAAGAAGAATGTGGCTTAGCAAGTCACACCCCCAGAA
- the LKAAEAR1 gene encoding protein LKAAEAR1 isoform X1 codes for MLEVRDPRGWGLRGLWRGQARPEGWAGAKRTPSGHQQGDASSPWQGPRMQPPAAKDAGRRDSRDRASKGTQGAESPEEHAKGAPAGELPMPGWTLKPEALADMHPAQCHRHLLFCDLPEDVGAAASIFPRESVELGYRMPDLRAWTKSLELPAARQDRLLGVLKAAEACGRIRALRLRYNHLRAEEISLLIQRQKSARAAIRLELFLPPQLKPTRIPDPLDRQEVPASPGRRGERAPPSSLHTWPQPLSPAAEALGDHPGGDSGWPHLPALTATPPAHIKFSFSKSLLVFTLRLHVPGQRRRGWMLPLRHRTSQTLGYTEWSSSNKVGSCKWAGVINREPGHPSPPQIRSLQLLSPWGAGRRMWLSKSHPQK; via the exons ATGCTGGAGGTGCGGGACCCACGGGGGTGGGGCCTGCGGGGACTCTGGAGGGGCCAAGCCAGGCCAGAGGGCTGGGCAGGTGCCAAACGGACACCGTCTGGGCACCAACAAGGCGATGCCTCTTCCCCTTGGCAAGGGCCGAGAATGCAACCGCCGGCGGCAAAGGATGCCGGGCGCAGGGACTCGCGGGACCGAGCCTCGAAGGGCACGCAGGGTGCAGAGTCCCCTGAGGAGCACGCCAAGGGGGCGCCGGCGGGAGAGCTCCCCATGCCGGGCTGGACCCTAAAACCGGAGGCACTGGCAGACATGCATCCCGCTCAGTGCCATCGCCACCTGCTCTTCTGCGACCTGCCTGAGGACGTGGGCGCGGCCGCTTCCATCTTCCCGCGTGAGTCAGTGGAACTGGGGTACCGTATGCCCGACCTGCGCGCGTGGACGAAATCACTCGAGCTACCCGCGGCGCGCCAAGACCGGCTCCTCGGTGTCCTCAAGGCCGCGGAAGCTTGTGGACGAATCCGCGCCTTGCGGCTGCGCTACAACCATTTGCGG GCGGAGGAGATCTCGCTCCTCATCCAGCGGCAGAAGTCCGCGCGCGCCGCCATCCGGCTGGAGCTGTTCCTGCCTCCGCAGCTGAAGCCCACGAGGATCCCGGACCCCCTGGACCGTCAAGAGGTGCCTGCCAGCCCGGGAAGGCGGGGAGAGAGGGCCCCGCCCTCCTCTCTCCACACCtggccccagcccctctcccccgcAGCGGAGGCGCTTGGAGACCATCCTGGAGGAGACAGTGGATGGCCACATCTTCCCGCGTTGACGGCTACCCCACCTGCCCACATAAAGTTCTCATTCTCCAAGAGCCTGCTGGTCTTTACGCTCCGTCTCCACGTCCCAGGGCAGAGAAGGAGGGGATGGATGCTGCCTCTCCGACATAGGACGTCACAGACATTGGGGTACACAGAGTGGAGCTCCTCCAACAAAGTAGGAAGTTGCAAGTGGGCGGGCGTCATTAACAGGGAACCAGGACATCCCTCACCCCCCCAAATCCGCAGCCTCCAGCTGTTGAGTCCATGGGGGGCAGGAAGAAGAATGTGGCTTAGCAAGTCACACCCCCAGAA
- the LKAAEAR1 gene encoding protein LKAAEAR1 isoform X3: MLEVRDPRGWGLRGLWRGQARPEGWAGAKRTPSGHQQGDASSPWQGPRMQPPAAKDAGRRDSRDRASKGTQGAESPEEHAKGAPAGELPMPGWTLKPEALADMHPAQCHRHLLFCDLPEDVGAAASIFPRESVELGYRMPDLRAWTKSLELPAARQDRLLGVLKAAEACGRIRALRLRYNHLRAEEISLLIQRQKSARAAIRLELFLPPQLKPTRIPDPLDRQERRRLETILEETVDGHIFPR; encoded by the exons ATGCTGGAGGTGCGGGACCCACGGGGGTGGGGCCTGCGGGGACTCTGGAGGGGCCAAGCCAGGCCAGAGGGCTGGGCAGGTGCCAAACGGACACCGTCTGGGCACCAACAAGGCGATGCCTCTTCCCCTTGGCAAGGGCCGAGAATGCAACCGCCGGCGGCAAAGGATGCCGGGCGCAGGGACTCGCGGGACCGAGCCTCGAAGGGCACGCAGGGTGCAGAGTCCCCTGAGGAGCACGCCAAGGGGGCGCCGGCGGGAGAGCTCCCCATGCCGGGCTGGACCCTAAAACCGGAGGCACTGGCAGACATGCATCCCGCTCAGTGCCATCGCCACCTGCTCTTCTGCGACCTGCCTGAGGACGTGGGCGCGGCCGCTTCCATCTTCCCGCGTGAGTCAGTGGAACTGGGGTACCGTATGCCCGACCTGCGCGCGTGGACGAAATCACTCGAGCTACCCGCGGCGCGCCAAGACCGGCTCCTCGGTGTCCTCAAGGCCGCGGAAGCTTGTGGACGAATCCGCGCCTTGCGGCTGCGCTACAACCATTTGCGG GCGGAGGAGATCTCGCTCCTCATCCAGCGGCAGAAGTCCGCGCGCGCCGCCATCCGGCTGGAGCTGTTCCTGCCTCCGCAGCTGAAGCCCACGAGGATCCCGGACCCCCTGGACCGTCAAGAG CGGAGGCGCTTGGAGACCATCCTGGAGGAGACAGTGGATGGCCACATCTTCCCGCGTTGA